The sequence CTGACAGACTCCGGCTAGATGACTGCAAAAAAGAGCTGAGTTCTTTGCTGCTGGAAGAGGTATTATTAATGTTCATACACCATCTAAGTTTACACCCAGAGAGCCTACTTCCCTGCTCCgtcttctctctgtcacacCCACCTGTTGTTGTATTGCTGTTTTGGTCTCCTTTAAAAAATACAGTGTGGAGCATATTGTACAGTTGAAATAAATCACTTGTAGTGGGATATCAGCCTATTTAAATATAGTAATTTCCCATGGCAAACAAAGCCATCCCAGAAATCTCACCATCCCAAATGGCAAACTCAAAATAAACCCATGTTGTCTCTTTCGTTTGTCTTACATATCCACATATTATGCAATTCTGGGGTTTAAAAGCCTACGGTGCTAGAGCAGATCTGCTGCAAATTCCTTTGTGGGTCCCTTTTCCCCTGTATGACCCTCATGCGCTCTCATAATGAGGAACTGAAGCTTTTATAGACTAATAATCACAGATAATTAGATAATTTAAAAGGCTGCTCTGAACAGCAGATTGCTGATAGCAAACTAGATGTTTTACTAAGACAATGGCAAATGTTAAGACCGAACTAACACAAATAAACTGGTGGGTAGTAGTTGTTTACTTTATCGTTGTCCTCCTTGGACAACAATAACATTCTTGTTTATCTCAGTAAACCTTCAGGACTGTTTTCCTGCCTCACTATTGTTACTTTCTTCCAGAGGCTGGCTGGAGCAACACTTCTAGTTTTTGCCAACAAGCAGGACTTGCCAGGGTCTTTGTCCAAGGAGGCAATACAGGAGGTGAGGGTACAAGTTTTCGAAATCCCAACATGTTTGGTTATCTCCATCATCAGATTGGGTAACCTCATGCCTTTGGCCTTTTTTTATTTAACTAAGGGCAAGTGTTTGAGGGACTGGAGGAGTTGGCTTACCTTGACTTTGGTCTTTTTACAGGCTTTGGCGTTGGATGATATTAAAACTCATCACTGGTGCATCATAGGCTGCAGTGCCGTCACAGGCGAAAATCTGCTCATGGGGGTGAACTGGCTTCTGGATGATATCGCTGCACGAATATTCACCACAGATTAACTGATTGATTTGCCTTTACAAGACAACAAAAGTGGACTTGAAATGTATAATGCAAAGTGGAAGTTACACTTGCAGTACACATTCTGTGAACAAATTAAGAATACTCCATTATAACACGTTTACTTTTACACAGTGCTGATCTGATGTTtatgtcatgaaatgtaaagaAATCCCTACATGTAACTCTGTTATCAACCCGTTGAACAATGGCTGAAGAAATGAGGCAGTTTGGTTAAGTGGTTGTGTGacacctttcttttttttttatgcgtttaattgacaggatagtggagaatgacaggaagtgagtgggaaagagagtcggggtgggatgcAGAAAGGACcatggggcgggaatcgaacccgggtcgccggcgtacggtgcaggtgccccagccagttgcaccacGGCTGGGGCTGAGACACCTTTCTTTCAGGCCAAGACATTCCCTCTTTTTTGGAGAAATAAGTGGACATTTGCTTGTTTTACACTAATAAAACAGACTAAAATTTTAAGTTCTCTCCTAATATTTAGGTAACCATAGTTAATTGGCTTGAATGAACCTGCAGAAGAATGAGTCTCATAGCAAACAACTCTGATGTGGGctttacatagcctacatattatACTTAtaatggttatgggatttggcagatgcttttgtccaaagcgacatacaaataaaaaacaatacaatagctAAATTTAACAGTgaacaataaaaataataataatgtaaccaATGAACACATCATTTCTGTGCATCGCAAACTCAATATTGAGCTCTTAAAGAAAGAACAAGTATTTTGATGGGTATTTAAAAGAAATGTATAGGTATAGCCTAGTTATTGGTCCTAACCAAACATCTGAAGTGATAAAATTGGCATTTTTAATTGCACTTTTACTAATTTTAGTGGCCTTGGATGACTTGAAAGGCGCTTATAATTAAaatttactattattattattttaatcacAGAAAACCCTGGCTGGTAAATGGAGCACAcagatatttttttaattaaatacagGTTACAAGTTTGATACTTGCAGCACAAATTCTGAAAATGTTAAACTCAACATGTATCATAGTACATACACATCTCTGCAATCTTGGACACTGGTCACTGAAAATATGATTGTGAAATGTTATAGCTTATATTGATTTTACTACAGGTACTAATATTGTAGACAATATTATTTGCCTGAAATACTGATTACAGTCTAGTCATTATAGTTGTCTGACCATGACATTTTCTGCCACAAGGTGGCgacctaacattttttttttttaagacacCACTTCAAAACCTAAAACAGCAAAACTTTTCACAATTCTGTTTCATGTAAACTTATTCTCAGATTTCTGTTTTATTCTTTCAATCCTTAACTCAAACTGCAAACAATCCTTCACATGAACACTAGAATCTAAGTCACAAATTTTAATGGTGCCCTGACATCATCTACTAATTATTCATCATCCTGGCCATAAATGCTAGCCTGTGCCACCATAGTGATGAGTTCAACTTCCAACATCTGCTTTAGGCACCTGGTACAGGTATGGTGCTATTCCCCTCAGCTGGTACATCTTGTCTGTCTAGTGCAGTCGCACCTTGAAAAGTAACTTGAGTCTCAGCAACAGTAGGTGTATTCTCATCTAAATCATCAGTGTCAAGATCTGAACCATCACCTGATGCTGAAGAGTCCACATAATCTTTGATGGCACTCCAAGAAGCTGGGGGAgatatttgggttttgggttctGTAGTTGTGGTGGCAACCAAAAGGAGAGATTCAGTAATCTCATCTATAGGTGAGGTCTTCACTGTAGAATCGTCACATTGGCCTAAGCAATCCCCTTGAGGTTGTGcggttgtggtggggaccaaaaGGAGAGATTCAGTAATCTCATCTATAGGGGAGGTCTTCACTGTAGAATCGTCACCTCGAGCTGTTGGCACAGATTCAGAGATGACATGGGCGGTTTCGTCTCTGTAAAAGGCGTCAGTCATCTCAGTGTACGATGCAGCAGCATCATCTTCAATCTCGCCTGACCCCTCAATATCCACAATCTCAATATCACTTTGGCTGCTTGCACCTGAACTAGAGTCCAAGAACTCAGCCCAAAGAGCCTGTTCAAGTCTCTTTTCTCCGCCTGAAAAAGtttgaaaagtaaaaaaaagctGGTCCACCACATCCTTACTGGTTATGTCCCAGGCCAAAGCATCAGAAAACAAAACTTCATCGGTGGGAGGAAACAACTCTGATGGTGAATCTATTTGGCTGGCATTATCTTGTAAGACGCCATCGCCACTAAACTCCCCTGATAATTCCAAGTCATCATCACCACTAAACTCCCCTGATAATTCCAAGTCATCAAACAGACCTTTAATGTGACCACTGTAACCACTGGCTTCCTCGAAAGTTAAGACTGAATCCCTGTCTTGCTCGTCATCGGTCTGTTTAGTTGTGCTTTTACCAAGAGCACTGGCTGCATCCACAATGAAAGATGATGGTGACAAGATTTTCCAATCAGACTGCTCTGATAGGCCCAGGCCTATGTATTCTGGAAGAGGCCTTGCTGTCCCTAAAAAGACAACCGTATCAATATTTAAAAATCTATAAGGCAACATTAGTAAATGTTACCACTGGCTGAGAATCAACTTGAGAAACTGAGAAGACTTAATAACATAGGCTGCTACAAAATCTATCAGAGTTGTAAATTAGCACTAATAGGTCCAAGGCTAGCACTACCAGGCCCATATTTAATTGCCAGGAGACTAAACAATTGGAACATTATTAGTTTAATATTTTAGTAACAGGGCTGTAGTAATAATGGTTTGTTTCAGTATATCACCTCTTTCATTTTAGACTGAACACCCTCCCCTGAACGCTATCAATTTAGCTAGCTGCTAGCATAGCTCCACCACTTAAAATACCATAGGGTAACGTTAACCATTAACTTAACATTGGCTAACTTCAGCCAGTCACATTACATTAATGCAGACCATAAAATACAATAACTTTAAGTTTATgataaatgttacaaaacaaCTTTTTTCACGTCAGTTAATTAACATAAATAAATCCCCCCCCAATGAAATACTTAATAGGTAGGTTCTACTGACAGCATAGCCAGTTACCGTGACCATTAGCCTGTTTATCAATATTTCGTGGCAGGCTGGAAAAAAGAAAGTTAGATATTGAATGTTTTACCTTGGTTGCATTGTAAACAGAGGTACAAAAGTAAAACAGCAAGACAGTGGAGTCCATAAGCCATAGCTTTTGTCGTAAGAAAAGTAATGGTCTTTCAAATGAATGCCTTGATAATGCTAAGGTTACTGACTTGTGGGGAAAGCGTGCATTGTGCGTGAGAACTTTTTCAAAATTCGAATGTGCATTTTTGGTATGGTTACTATAGTTACACAACAACCAGCTTTGTAACATCAGTACCATTATCAAAACAGAATGGGTTGGTGTCTGAAATCAACATAGATTGATACACCAAACGTAGCACAAACGAATAGCAgtgtttttaatcatttttgaATAACATGGGGGCCAGCTTCACGCAGGTTTGTTAAATTggcctgttttgctaaatcaaccaatcagttttcagtgtaggcgggctttttatctcttttttcccgaacttaatcagttcagtgtatctaggaacaggagcgtcatggagtcagtgccccccaaaaaaggaaaatgtaagacccatttcaaagtgtacccTGGTCTCATAAGAGTACaaaataatgataggcctagtcttgcacgctgcactgtttgtaacagtgactttagcgtTGCCCATGgcaggttaaatgattgcaaaagacatgttgaggtgagtttaactagTGCCAAttaatgtgcatattattctGTATTCAGGCCTATACATGGCTAATTGCCaaggctacactgtacatgaaaagaccaacaaaaaaaaagaccaaactaccaaaatgtattttcacaatttctatcttccttatttggtgtactgactagacattgaacaaacatattaatctgtatttcagtatctaaataggctaaagttttttttagGGGGGGGCTTCGTGATAAGGCAGTATTACAGCAGGTACAACCAGAAGCATATAACTTGTGGGGGCATAGAGCATATCATTGAAACATTGTGCAACATATATGTGCatcatgtttgttttcttacaATCAAATATGAGCAGCAGTAT comes from Alosa sapidissima isolate fAloSap1 chromosome 18, fAloSap1.pri, whole genome shotgun sequence and encodes:
- the LOC121690000 gene encoding uncharacterized protein LOC121690000 isoform X2, whose product is MAYGLHCLAVLLLYLCLQCNQGTARPLPEYIGLGLSEQSDWKILSPSSFIVDAASALGKSTTKQTDDEQDRDSVLTFEEASGYSGHIKGGEKRLEQALWAEFLDSSSGASSQSDIEIVDIEGSGEIEDDAAASYTEMTDAFYRDETAHVISESVPTARGDDSTVKTSPIDEITESLLLVPTTTAQPQGDCLGQCDDSTVKTSPIDEITESLLLVATTTTEPKTQISPPASWSAIKDYVDSSASGDGSDLDTDDLDENTPTVAETQVTFQGATALDRQDVPAEGNSTIPVPGA
- the LOC121690000 gene encoding uncharacterized protein LOC121690000 isoform X1, which produces MAYGLHCLAVLLLYLCLQCNQGTARPLPEYIGLGLSEQSDWKILSPSSFIVDAASALGKSTTKQTDDEQDRDSVLTFEEASGYSGHIKGLFDDLELSGEFSGDDDLELSGEFSGDGVLQDNASQIDSPSELFPPTDEVLFSDALAWDITSKDVVDQLFFTFQTFSGGEKRLEQALWAEFLDSSSGASSQSDIEIVDIEGSGEIEDDAAASYTEMTDAFYRDETAHVISESVPTARGDDSTVKTSPIDEITESLLLVPTTTAQPQGDCLGQCDDSTVKTSPIDEITESLLLVATTTTEPKTQISPPASWSAIKDYVDSSASGDGSDLDTDDLDENTPTVAETQVTFQGATALDRQDVPAEGNSTIPVPGA